Proteins from a single region of Candidatus Puniceispirillum marinum IMCC1322:
- a CDS encoding aminotransferase class V-fold PLP-dependent enzyme → MIGNRTLAVPGPTNMPFRVRQAMDVALEDHRAPDLPDFTLPLFADLKKVFRTETGTVFVFPGSGTGGWEAALRNTLSAGDGVLASSFGQFSDLWVQMCRQLNLNVTCIDQEWGKATPIDAYRDALAADKNHSIKAVLVCHNETATGVTSDVAAVRRVMDDLNHPAMLFVDGVSSIGSIEFNMDEWGVDVAVSGSQKGFMLPTGLAIVGVSERVLYEIKNVSTRDADTYLGCGYFDFHYMAETNRTGYFPYTPAMTLMRGLRASVDMLLEEGLDNVFARHHRLAEGVRQAITAWGLRNCAVDQANFSDTVTAILVNEDCDANDVIKAAYHNYGVSLGGGLSKVAGKVFRIGHLGWLNEAMVLQMLGGAEMAMRDAGIQFDAGSGVGAAVTYFTDTHAEKAKLLAAE, encoded by the coding sequence ATGATTGGAAATAGAACGCTTGCTGTTCCCGGACCAACAAATATGCCTTTTCGCGTACGTCAGGCTATGGACGTTGCATTAGAGGATCACCGTGCGCCTGATCTTCCTGATTTTACATTGCCATTATTTGCCGATCTTAAAAAAGTTTTCCGCACCGAAACAGGAACAGTGTTCGTGTTTCCCGGTTCTGGTACAGGCGGATGGGAAGCAGCTTTACGTAACACACTAAGCGCAGGCGATGGCGTCCTGGCCTCTTCATTTGGTCAGTTTTCTGATCTGTGGGTGCAGATGTGCCGCCAGCTCAATCTGAACGTGACGTGTATTGATCAAGAATGGGGTAAAGCGACGCCAATCGATGCTTATCGTGATGCGCTTGCGGCTGATAAAAACCATTCTATTAAGGCGGTACTTGTATGTCATAACGAAACCGCCACAGGTGTGACCAGTGATGTAGCCGCGGTGCGACGCGTGATGGATGATCTTAATCACCCTGCCATGCTTTTTGTTGATGGTGTGAGTTCGATTGGTTCGATTGAATTTAACATGGACGAATGGGGCGTTGATGTCGCTGTATCCGGATCACAAAAAGGGTTCATGCTGCCAACGGGTCTGGCGATCGTCGGGGTCAGCGAGCGGGTGCTTTATGAAATAAAGAATGTGTCAACGCGTGATGCGGATACCTATTTGGGCTGTGGTTATTTTGATTTCCATTACATGGCCGAGACCAACCGAACAGGCTATTTTCCCTATACACCAGCCATGACGCTGATGCGTGGATTACGGGCATCGGTTGATATGCTGTTGGAAGAAGGTCTGGATAACGTCTTTGCACGTCATCATCGTTTGGCCGAAGGTGTGCGCCAAGCGATCACAGCATGGGGATTGCGTAACTGTGCCGTGGATCAAGCTAATTTTTCAGATACGGTAACGGCGATCCTAGTGAATGAAGATTGTGATGCCAATGATGTGATCAAGGCAGCCTATCATAATTATGGTGTCTCGCTTGGTGGCGGTCTTAGCAAAGTGGCAGGCAAAGTGTTCCGGATCGGGCATTTGGGCTGGCTTAATGAAGCTATGGTGCTACAGATGCTGGGTGGTGCGGAAATGGCTATGCGTGATGCTGGCATTCAATTTGACGCCGGATCAGGTGTTGGTGCCGCGGTAACCTATTTTACCGATACACATGCCGAGAAAGCAAAGTTACTAGCTGCTGAATAA
- a CDS encoding helix-turn-helix domain-containing protein: protein MRKTFIGPRLRQLRRDSGQTQAQMAEKLGISPAYVNLLEKNQRSLSVQVLMALSDEYNVDWRDVVLEKNTTVLSDLRNILQDPLFTGTPPDLDELRSAIDHAPRLIDNFIKLYHSHRTSMEKIMQLGSERMPKEILDTSPETMIHDFFRDNLNHFDTLERAAETLAAEENYDSDDAYAMLKARLKNKHGISISIIPVESMNGALRVFDTASNEIQLSEALDHKNRTFQLAHTLCFVEFSDILDKITANSNFGTPTNIARCQVELANYFAAAFLMPYEKFISLAEKSRYDIDRLASGFLVSFEQVCHRLTTLQRHGRRGVPFFFLRVDKAGNVTKRFNATSFNIAEHGGSCPVWNIHTAFRMPGVILPQFVELPDGEQFFTLSCTTERPVYSHDTQDRRLSISLGCEIKHADKLIYTSGLANSAERSFSQIGINCHLCLRKACSQRAHAPLFTELTTDTSRRGETRYES from the coding sequence ATGCGCAAAACATTCATCGGACCCAGACTTCGTCAATTACGCCGTGACAGCGGGCAAACGCAGGCGCAAATGGCTGAAAAACTTGGCATCAGCCCTGCCTATGTAAATTTGCTGGAAAAAAACCAACGGAGCCTGTCAGTTCAGGTTTTGATGGCCTTATCCGATGAATATAATGTTGATTGGCGCGATGTCGTTCTGGAAAAAAACACGACAGTTCTTTCCGATCTTCGCAATATTTTGCAAGACCCTCTCTTTACAGGCACACCGCCCGATCTTGATGAATTACGTTCTGCCATCGATCATGCCCCGCGTTTGATAGATAATTTTATAAAGCTTTATCACAGTCATCGCACATCGATGGAAAAGATCATGCAGCTTGGCAGCGAGCGCATGCCCAAAGAAATACTCGATACATCACCAGAAACCATGATTCATGATTTCTTCCGTGACAATCTGAACCATTTTGACACTTTGGAAAGGGCAGCAGAGACATTAGCCGCCGAAGAGAACTATGACTCAGACGATGCCTATGCGATGCTCAAGGCTCGTCTTAAAAACAAACATGGTATTTCGATCAGCATTATCCCTGTTGAATCGATGAATGGCGCTTTGCGTGTTTTTGACACCGCATCAAATGAGATTCAGCTTTCCGAAGCGCTAGATCACAAGAACCGCACCTTTCAGCTGGCACATACTTTATGTTTTGTCGAATTTAGCGATATCTTGGACAAAATAACAGCCAATAGCAATTTTGGGACGCCAACGAATATAGCGCGCTGTCAGGTGGAACTGGCCAATTATTTTGCCGCCGCCTTTCTGATGCCATATGAAAAATTCATCTCTTTGGCCGAAAAAAGTCGCTATGACATTGATCGTCTTGCTTCTGGATTTCTGGTGTCCTTTGAACAAGTCTGTCACCGGCTTACAACCCTGCAACGGCATGGACGCCGCGGTGTGCCTTTCTTCTTTCTGCGTGTCGATAAGGCAGGCAATGTCACCAAGCGATTTAACGCGACGAGCTTTAACATCGCTGAACATGGGGGATCTTGTCCTGTATGGAATATCCATACTGCCTTTCGCATGCCTGGCGTGATTCTGCCCCAATTTGTCGAGCTTCCAGATGGTGAACAATTCTTTACGCTAAGCTGTACAACTGAGCGACCGGTTTACAGTCATGATACGCAGGATCGCCGGCTATCAATATCTCTTGGATGCGAGATTAAACATGCTGACAAATTGATTTACACCTCGGGCCTTGCCAATTCAGCCGAGCGATCTTTCAGCCAGATTGGTATTAACTGCCATCTTTGCCTTAGAAAAGCCTGCTCACAGCGCGCCCATGCTCCGCTATTCACCGAACTGACAACCGATACAAGTCGGCGCGGCGAAACGCGCTATGAAAGCTAG
- a CDS encoding D-alanine--D-alanine ligase family protein, which produces MIKQLHPVPSTVSGSENIIKIDFTNSQNQRKLKTNQIIEIITVPNPDGRKNQKNVAITINAKLIHSILSKKYSKVSITEISTLECLTKLAKRKPDLVFSGVKYFEFEENQIWLNDFLELNHIRYIGSNHAALDREHHKGFAKSIVKQAGILTADYVIINTNKVSVDNNMNIPYPVFVKPVRGGDSIGIDDLSLVFDRKQLDAKVDQICNVLNCDALVESYLTGREFSVGILEDERTNLLTAMPIEIIAPKNERGHRVLDHEIKRLDQETVRKVKNKTLHKKLSEVGKSAFKALGGRSFGRIDIRLCAKGLPHFVEANLMPGLSKGYFYRSCALNLNMTYDDMILLLCSNRLNS; this is translated from the coding sequence GTGATAAAACAACTTCATCCTGTACCCTCAACAGTGAGTGGCTCAGAAAACATAATAAAGATAGACTTTACCAACTCTCAAAATCAAAGAAAGCTAAAGACAAACCAGATAATTGAGATAATAACAGTACCCAACCCTGATGGACGTAAAAACCAAAAAAATGTTGCGATCACAATTAATGCAAAATTAATTCATAGCATTCTCTCGAAAAAATATTCAAAAGTTAGCATCACAGAAATTAGTACACTTGAATGCTTAACTAAATTGGCAAAAAGAAAACCAGATTTGGTTTTTTCGGGTGTAAAGTATTTCGAATTTGAAGAAAATCAAATTTGGCTGAATGATTTTCTTGAACTAAATCATATTCGTTATATCGGATCGAACCATGCCGCTTTAGATCGTGAGCACCATAAAGGCTTTGCAAAATCAATTGTAAAACAAGCCGGGATTCTCACTGCAGATTATGTCATAATAAATACCAACAAAGTCTCTGTAGATAACAATATGAACATTCCTTATCCGGTTTTCGTAAAACCTGTAAGGGGTGGGGATAGCATTGGGATTGACGATTTATCACTTGTTTTCGACCGAAAACAACTTGACGCTAAAGTCGATCAAATTTGTAACGTCCTAAATTGTGACGCTCTAGTAGAAAGTTATTTAACCGGTAGAGAGTTTAGTGTTGGAATCCTTGAAGACGAAAGAACCAACTTACTAACCGCTATGCCGATTGAGATAATAGCCCCTAAAAACGAACGTGGTCATAGAGTATTAGACCATGAGATCAAAAGATTAGATCAAGAGACTGTCAGAAAAGTTAAAAACAAAACTCTTCATAAGAAACTATCAGAGGTAGGAAAATCTGCGTTTAAAGCTCTTGGTGGTCGGTCCTTTGGCAGAATAGACATAAGGTTATGCGCAAAGGGATTGCCACATTTTGTTGAAGCTAATTTAATGCCTGGCTTGTCCAAAGGCTATTTCTATCGATCTTGTGCCCTAAACCTAAACATGACTTACGATGACATGATTTTATTACTATGCAGCAATCGACTAAATAGTTGA
- the nfsA gene encoding oxygen-insensitive NADPH nitroreductase, with the protein MNQTIDILMAHKSIRKFTDEPIGNDVLQTIVKAGQAAASSSFLQGVTIIRVTDMTKRKQLAAVAGNQAQVMSAPEFLVFCADLNRPIKCCEAHGGTPTKGFTEQFIISTVDTALYAQNVVVAAEALGLGICYIGAIRNDPSETSALLKLPLNVYPVFGLCIGHPAENPEVKPRLPLSVILKDNIYDASEEAEQIDAYDSIAREYYATRSGNKKSQSWSEQMAGLLEKESRPHMKQFLADQGFEMK; encoded by the coding sequence ATGAACCAAACAATCGATATTTTGATGGCGCATAAATCAATTAGAAAATTTACTGATGAACCCATAGGAAATGACGTTCTGCAAACTATCGTTAAAGCAGGTCAAGCTGCCGCTAGTTCAAGCTTTCTGCAAGGTGTTACGATTATTAGAGTAACAGATATGACCAAACGCAAGCAATTGGCGGCAGTCGCAGGAAATCAAGCTCAAGTTATGTCCGCGCCGGAATTTTTGGTCTTTTGTGCTGATCTTAACCGTCCAATAAAGTGTTGTGAGGCACATGGTGGTACGCCCACAAAAGGTTTTACTGAGCAGTTTATAATCTCAACTGTCGATACAGCGCTTTATGCTCAGAATGTTGTTGTTGCGGCGGAAGCACTCGGATTGGGCATTTGCTATATTGGCGCTATTCGCAATGATCCGTCAGAAACTAGCGCCCTGCTAAAGTTACCATTAAATGTGTATCCAGTGTTTGGTTTGTGCATTGGTCATCCGGCTGAAAACCCTGAAGTTAAGCCGCGATTGCCCCTTTCAGTTATATTAAAAGACAATATTTATGATGCTTCAGAAGAGGCAGAGCAGATTGACGCTTATGACAGTATCGCACGAGAGTATTATGCGACTCGGAGTGGCAATAAAAAATCTCAAAGTTGGAGCGAACAAATGGCGGGTCTTCTTGAGAAAGAGTCACGGCCTCACATGAAACAATTTCTTGCTGATCAGGGTTTTGAGATGAAGTAG
- a CDS encoding DUF3108 domain-containing protein: protein MFYFGSSPFTLAPILNVPILKVGSIRFACLFVVAGLLAPFGAFATGTQIDLRHEVQWGNVNVGEVETSWLFDQTTFEMVGKSRTVGISEKLRKYRGNSTAKGHIHDNRHMPVQIDINGIYKGMERNATAIWNPKNGRIRTVRTPSLNLKKVHPLDDKVIQGSIDPYTAMLRALHTIKQTGSCNSSHNIYDGLRTAELTLHDLEDDLRPNFLTADRPDAYDGAVIACGLTSKPTGGHQLKSRWNKKKRNIDDTIIFIAEIEPDIFLPVRIEIKTFLGTITTRLVMTSLSIKNS from the coding sequence ATGTTTTATTTTGGCTCCTCACCTTTTACCCTTGCACCAATTTTGAATGTGCCAATTTTGAAGGTGGGCTCAATCAGGTTCGCCTGCCTATTTGTAGTCGCGGGTCTACTCGCCCCTTTTGGCGCATTTGCCACCGGAACGCAGATTGATCTTCGCCACGAAGTACAATGGGGAAATGTGAATGTTGGTGAAGTCGAGACCAGTTGGCTCTTTGACCAGACGACGTTCGAGATGGTTGGTAAATCGAGGACAGTTGGCATCTCAGAAAAGTTGCGAAAATATCGAGGTAACAGCACAGCTAAAGGCCACATACATGACAACCGTCACATGCCCGTACAAATCGACATTAATGGGATTTACAAAGGTATGGAAAGGAATGCCACTGCAATCTGGAACCCCAAAAATGGCCGCATACGTACCGTCAGAACACCATCACTGAATCTTAAAAAGGTTCATCCTTTGGATGATAAAGTCATCCAAGGATCGATAGATCCCTATACTGCCATGCTGCGTGCGCTTCATACGATAAAACAGACAGGATCATGTAACAGTAGCCACAATATCTATGACGGCCTTAGGACTGCCGAATTGACGCTACACGATCTTGAAGATGATCTCAGGCCTAATTTCCTGACCGCAGATAGGCCAGACGCCTATGATGGTGCCGTGATAGCGTGCGGCTTGACCAGCAAGCCGACAGGCGGGCATCAGCTAAAATCGCGCTGGAACAAGAAAAAGCGTAACATTGATGACACAATCATTTTCATTGCCGAAATTGAACCCGACATCTTTCTGCCAGTACGTATCGAGATCAAAACATTCCTTGGCACAATCACCACAAGGCTTGTCATGACCAGCTTATCAATAAAGAATAGCTGA
- a CDS encoding NAD-dependent epimerase/dehydratase family protein, whose protein sequence is MKRVFFTGGSGKAGRHAVRYLADKGHRVLNADLVNLHQDGVDYLQVDITDTGQVFSALSGHMNRDEIRERQWPLGFDAIVHFAAVPRIMQTTDVETYKTNVMGTYNILEAAAKLNIRKVIFASSETVYGLCFSHGVPKPLALPVDEDDQPRPMDAYATSKVVNEETARAFQLRTDFDIYGLRIGNVIEPDEYGLFADFCKDPEVRLPNAFNYIDGRDLGQAVECCLLKDDLGFEIFNVSNDQNSVDLGNAEIIKQFYSDVPVKRPLADDECLFSNQKMKDMLGFRPVHDWRGEV, encoded by the coding sequence ATGAAGCGCGTATTTTTTACCGGTGGTAGTGGTAAGGCTGGTCGCCATGCTGTTCGTTATCTTGCTGATAAGGGGCATCGGGTATTGAATGCTGACCTTGTTAACCTGCATCAGGACGGGGTTGATTATCTGCAAGTTGACATTACTGATACAGGGCAAGTTTTCTCGGCGCTATCGGGTCATATGAATCGCGATGAAATCCGTGAAAGGCAATGGCCGCTTGGCTTTGATGCCATTGTGCATTTTGCTGCGGTGCCACGAATTATGCAGACGACTGATGTTGAGACATACAAGACCAATGTGATGGGCACTTATAATATTCTTGAAGCCGCCGCAAAATTGAATATCCGCAAAGTCATTTTTGCATCCTCTGAAACTGTTTACGGGTTATGCTTCTCGCATGGCGTGCCAAAGCCGCTGGCCTTGCCGGTCGATGAAGACGATCAACCTCGTCCGATGGACGCCTATGCCACCTCAAAGGTCGTTAATGAGGAAACAGCACGCGCGTTCCAGCTTCGTACTGATTTTGACATTTACGGGTTGCGGATTGGCAACGTGATTGAACCCGATGAATATGGCCTGTTTGCCGATTTCTGCAAAGATCCTGAAGTCCGCTTACCAAACGCTTTTAACTATATCGATGGTCGTGACCTTGGTCAGGCAGTTGAATGTTGCCTGTTAAAGGATGATCTTGGGTTTGAAATTTTCAATGTTTCAAATGATCAAAACTCTGTCGATCTTGGCAATGCCGAGATAATCAAACAATTCTATTCCGATGTTCCTGTAAAGCGACCACTGGCAGATGATGAATGTCTTTTTTCAAATCAGAAAATGAAAGACATGCTCGGATTTAGGCCTGTTCATGATTGGCGCGGTGAAGTGTAA
- the lepA gene encoding translation elongation factor 4, with the protein MTDIDQIRNFSIIAHIDHGKSTIADRLIQACGGLSDREMKDQVLDNMDIERERGITIKAQTVRLNYQAKDGKDYVLNLMDTPGHVDFGYEVSRSLSACEGSLLVVDASQGVEAQTLANVYQAIEADHEIVPVLNKIDLPAAEPDRVKAQIEEVIGLPADDAIAASAKTGEGINEILEALVTSLPAPKGDRTAPLKALLVDSWYDAYLGVMTLVRVHDGVLKKGMKIRMMASGATHVVERVGTFLPKPTSVDELGPGEIGFINAGVKTVSDAKVGDTITEERRLCDEALPGFAPSVPVVFCGLFPVDTNDFTGLREALEKLSLNDASFSFEAETSAALGFGFRCGFLGLLHMEVIRDRLTREFNLDLISTAPSVVYQMHLTDGKRFDLHNPADMPEVTRISEIEEPWIKATIMTPDEFLGPVLTLCTERRGEQIDLTYAGNRAMAVYRLPLNEVVFDFYDRLKSITKGYASFDYAIDCYRPGELVKVSILVNGDPVDALSMIVHRDQAEGKGRAICIRLKDLVPRQMFKVALQAAIGGKVIARETIAALRKDVTAKCYGGDITRKKKLLEKQKEGKKKMRQFGKVDIPQTAFFEALKMGDN; encoded by the coding sequence ATGACAGACATAGATCAGATCCGTAACTTTTCAATCATCGCGCATATCGACCATGGTAAATCGACCATCGCCGACCGTTTGATTCAGGCCTGTGGTGGCCTGTCTGATCGCGAGATGAAAGATCAGGTGCTTGATAATATGGATATTGAGCGTGAACGGGGTATTACCATCAAGGCGCAGACGGTGCGGCTTAATTATCAGGCCAAAGATGGCAAGGATTATGTGCTTAATTTGATGGATACGCCAGGCCATGTCGATTTTGGATATGAGGTGTCACGTTCGCTTTCGGCCTGTGAAGGATCGCTATTGGTGGTTGATGCCAGCCAAGGGGTTGAGGCGCAAACATTGGCCAATGTATATCAGGCAATAGAAGCCGATCATGAAATTGTGCCGGTGTTGAATAAGATCGATTTGCCGGCGGCTGAGCCTGATCGTGTCAAAGCACAGATTGAAGAGGTCATTGGCCTGCCAGCTGACGACGCGATTGCCGCCAGTGCCAAGACCGGTGAAGGTATTAACGAAATTCTCGAAGCGTTAGTCACGTCTTTGCCAGCACCAAAAGGTGATCGTACGGCGCCGCTAAAGGCATTGCTGGTAGATAGCTGGTACGATGCCTATCTGGGCGTGATGACATTGGTGCGGGTGCATGATGGCGTTCTGAAAAAGGGTATGAAAATCCGCATGATGGCATCAGGCGCAACGCATGTGGTTGAACGTGTTGGTACCTTTTTACCAAAACCAACATCGGTTGACGAGCTTGGCCCTGGCGAAATTGGTTTTATCAATGCGGGTGTAAAAACCGTTTCGGATGCCAAGGTAGGTGATACGATCACCGAGGAACGACGCCTATGTGACGAGGCCTTGCCAGGCTTTGCCCCATCGGTGCCTGTTGTGTTCTGTGGCCTGTTTCCGGTTGATACGAATGATTTTACAGGCCTACGCGAGGCGCTGGAAAAACTGTCATTGAACGATGCATCTTTTTCGTTTGAGGCGGAAACATCTGCCGCGCTGGGTTTTGGTTTCCGCTGTGGATTTTTGGGTCTGCTGCATATGGAGGTGATCCGCGACCGTTTGACACGTGAATTTAATCTTGATCTGATTTCCACTGCACCTTCGGTGGTCTATCAGATGCATTTGACTGACGGAAAACGCTTTGATCTGCACAATCCGGCTGATATGCCCGAGGTAACCCGGATCAGCGAGATTGAAGAGCCGTGGATCAAGGCAACAATTATGACCCCCGATGAATTTCTGGGACCGGTTCTGACCTTATGTACTGAACGTCGAGGTGAGCAGATTGATCTGACCTATGCGGGCAATCGCGCAATGGCGGTATATCGCTTGCCGCTAAACGAAGTTGTGTTTGATTTTTATGACAGGCTTAAATCTATCACCAAAGGCTATGCTAGCTTTGATTATGCCATTGATTGCTATCGCCCTGGTGAGCTGGTAAAAGTGTCGATACTTGTCAATGGTGATCCGGTTGACGCCTTGTCGATGATTGTGCATCGCGATCAAGCCGAAGGCAAAGGCCGGGCGATTTGTATCCGGTTGAAAGATCTGGTGCCGCGTCAGATGTTCAAGGTGGCATTGCAGGCGGCGATCGGGGGCAAGGTAATCGCCCGTGAAACGATTGCTGCCTTACGCAAAGACGTGACGGCCAAATGCTATGGTGGTGATATCACGCGTAAGAAAAAGCTGTTGGAAAAGCAGAAAGAAGGCAAAAAGAAAATGCGGCAGTTCGGCAAGGTCGATATCCCGCAAACGGCCTTTTTTGAAGCGCTGAAAATGGGTGATAATTAA
- the leuA gene encoding 2-isopropylmalate synthase yields MPGMGFEKYRPFEGPDLSDRTWPSTRINTAPVWCSVDLRDGNQALIEPMDAARKMRMFKILVQMGFKEIEVGFPSASDTDFNFLRELIEGGHVPDDVTIQVLTQAREHLIDRTIESLDGAPNAILHLYNSTSTLQRRVVFKADRDGVKQIAVDGARMVADRISKCGADNLRLQYSPESFTGTELDYALDVCEAVMDIWQPTAENPTIINLPATVEMSTPNIYADQIEWMSRHFSNRDAVILSLHPHNDRGCAVAATELGLMAGADRVEGTLFGNGERTGNVDIITLGLNMFTQGVDPTLDFSDINELVETAEFCNQLAVPERHPYAGKLVHTAFSGSHQDAIRKGMDALMNANENTWEVPYLPIDPGDIGRTFEAIIRVNSQSGKAGAAYLLEADHHVRLPRAAEVEFSGIVQREADTTGKEITSQRIWELAEAHYIIPAGRFELVSFDVAKASRSGDGERVTATIRHDGIDVAISAVGNGPISAFVEAMRNGFDLSFRLADFGQNTRSATSKAEAAAYVELVVGKGDNAKSIFGVGIDTSITMAPIRAVISALNKL; encoded by the coding sequence ATGCCTGGCATGGGTTTTGAAAAATACCGTCCGTTCGAGGGACCCGATCTTAGCGATCGGACATGGCCTTCGACGCGTATAAACACCGCACCTGTATGGTGTTCGGTTGACCTACGCGACGGTAATCAGGCACTCATTGAACCGATGGACGCTGCCCGTAAAATGCGCATGTTCAAGATCCTTGTCCAGATGGGTTTCAAGGAAATTGAAGTTGGTTTTCCGTCTGCCTCGGACACCGATTTTAATTTCCTGCGCGAATTGATCGAAGGCGGCCATGTGCCTGATGATGTAACAATTCAGGTTCTGACGCAGGCGCGTGAACACCTGATTGATCGCACAATTGAAAGTCTGGATGGCGCCCCCAATGCCATTCTGCATCTGTATAATTCGACATCAACCTTGCAACGCCGTGTTGTGTTCAAAGCTGATCGCGATGGCGTTAAACAAATCGCTGTTGACGGCGCCAGAATGGTCGCTGATCGCATTTCCAAATGCGGGGCGGATAATCTGCGCCTGCAATACAGCCCCGAAAGCTTCACCGGCACCGAGCTGGATTATGCGCTGGATGTGTGCGAAGCCGTTATGGATATCTGGCAACCAACAGCCGAAAACCCGACAATTATCAATCTGCCCGCCACCGTCGAAATGTCAACGCCAAATATCTATGCTGACCAGATCGAATGGATGAGCCGTCATTTTTCCAATCGTGATGCTGTTATTCTGTCATTGCATCCGCATAATGACCGGGGCTGTGCTGTCGCCGCTACCGAACTGGGATTGATGGCCGGGGCTGACCGTGTCGAAGGCACCTTATTTGGCAATGGCGAACGCACCGGCAATGTTGACATTATTACCTTAGGTTTGAATATGTTTACCCAAGGCGTCGATCCGACCCTCGATTTTTCCGATATTAACGAGCTTGTTGAAACCGCCGAATTCTGCAATCAGCTGGCTGTACCGGAACGTCATCCCTATGCCGGAAAGCTGGTGCATACGGCCTTTTCCGGCAGTCATCAGGACGCGATCCGCAAAGGCATGGATGCCCTTATGAACGCCAATGAAAACACCTGGGAAGTGCCTTATCTGCCGATCGATCCGGGCGATATTGGTCGCACCTTTGAGGCGATCATCCGCGTCAATTCGCAATCTGGAAAAGCCGGCGCGGCCTATTTGCTTGAGGCGGACCATCATGTGCGCCTGCCGCGCGCTGCCGAGGTTGAATTTTCCGGCATTGTCCAGCGTGAAGCCGACACCACCGGCAAGGAAATCACCAGCCAGCGCATCTGGGAACTGGCCGAGGCACATTATATCATTCCGGCGGGGCGGTTCGAACTGGTCAGCTTTGATGTTGCCAAAGCCAGCCGTTCGGGCGATGGCGAACGTGTCACAGCCACGATCCGGCATGATGGTATAGACGTCGCTATCAGCGCGGTTGGAAATGGTCCTATTTCAGCCTTTGTCGAGGCCATGCGAAACGGTTTTGACCTATCATTCCGGCTTGCCGATTTTGGCCAGAACACGCGCTCGGCTACATCGAAAGCCGAAGCTGCCGCCTATGTCGAATTGGTCGTTGGCAAGGGCGATAACGCCAAGTCAATCTTTGGTGTTGGCATTGATACTTCAATCACTATGGCACCAATCCGCGCTGTTATTAGCGCACTGAACAAGCTGTAG
- a CDS encoding PQQ-dependent sugar dehydrogenase, producing the protein MKRVALLGATLFIWTMVIAGNGAADQPTLSKIGPALHHPWGMDFLRDDELLVTERRGNLLQINLTTGNAHQIGNVPDVYHKRQGGLLDVMVYEDWVYLCYSAVLAGGSSTAIDRARLNADSKTLTDRITIFTANNPSRSGHHFGCRMAIPRTGSQAGYLFTSLGDRGDRDNAQDPAHHAGSIIRLHPDGRVPDDNPRHDGWAPEIWSIGHRNPQGMTTDPLTGTIWTHEHGPRGGDEINHIISGKNYGWPTVSHGREYATGVRVSKHESLAGYVDPEWIWDPSIAPSGLAFYPHDATMFPAFQGQLLVGSLKFRQLYLVRMANGTPVDEQIVMDRAIGRVRDVTVAPDGSILLLNDEVTGGVWRISR; encoded by the coding sequence ATGAAACGGGTCGCGCTGTTGGGTGCGACCCTTTTTATTTGGACAATGGTCATTGCTGGTAACGGTGCTGCCGATCAACCTACCCTCAGCAAAATTGGTCCCGCATTGCATCATCCGTGGGGCATGGATTTTTTGCGTGATGACGAATTATTAGTGACCGAGCGTCGCGGCAATCTGTTGCAGATCAATCTGACCACCGGCAACGCCCACCAGATTGGTAATGTGCCTGATGTATATCACAAGCGCCAGGGCGGCTTGCTTGATGTAATGGTGTACGAAGACTGGGTCTATCTTTGCTATTCGGCGGTGCTGGCGGGCGGGTCATCAACGGCGATTGATCGGGCACGGCTGAATGCAGACAGCAAAACTCTGACTGACCGCATAACAATCTTTACCGCCAATAACCCCAGTCGTTCAGGTCATCATTTTGGCTGTCGCATGGCCATTCCCCGAACTGGATCACAGGCCGGTTATCTGTTTACCAGCTTGGGTGATCGCGGTGACCGCGATAATGCCCAGGATCCCGCACATCATGCGGGATCAATCATCCGGCTACATCCAGACGGGCGTGTGCCAGATGACAATCCGAGGCATGATGGCTGGGCACCTGAAATCTGGTCGATCGGCCATCGCAACCCCCAAGGCATGACAACCGACCCGCTGACCGGCACCATATGGACGCATGAACACGGGCCGCGTGGCGGCGATGAAATCAACCATATTATTAGTGGCAAGAATTACGGCTGGCCGACCGTCAGCCACGGACGCGAATATGCCACTGGTGTAAGGGTCAGCAAGCATGAAAGCCTGGCTGGCTATGTTGATCCTGAATGGATATGGGATCCGTCCATCGCGCCTTCGGGATTGGCATTCTACCCGCATGACGCCACAATGTTTCCCGCTTTTCAGGGGCAGTTGCTTGTCGGGTCATTGAAATTCAGGCAATTATATCTGGTGCGCATGGCAAATGGCACGCCGGTTGATGAACAGATTGTGATGGATCGCGCTATTGGCCGTGTGCGCGATGTTACCGTCGCACCTGATGGAAGCATTTTGCTACTTAATGACGAGGTCACCGGCGGGGTGTGGCGCATTAGTCGGTAA